Proteins co-encoded in one Hymenobacter swuensis DY53 genomic window:
- a CDS encoding carbohydrate kinase family protein — protein sequence MRPSPASVAAPVTAPEPVSGRLLAIGEALVDILTTDFVGDLSQVTTLQAVAGGSPANLCRFVQRCGGTACLVAAVGQDGLGEILLRNLTAAGLSTRHVHQLPDRATSIIVVGRSRDTPAFIPYRSADRYLPPIDPTLIAEATLVHTTAFALSRQPAQDHILEALATAYDQGRSVSVDWNYAAPIWRRADNAPDVWQRLLAYEPLLKVSLDDVARFGKVPATAEAAREFLRDTPARVLCLTCGSDGVWYRSRGGDWQHQAAPPVQVLDATGAGDAFWAGFLTSWMRQATVAECVQAGISTAARRLQGQLA from the coding sequence ATGCGCCCTTCTCCTGCTTCCGTTGCTGCTCCGGTCACTGCTCCGGAGCCCGTCAGTGGCCGCCTGCTTGCCATTGGCGAGGCGCTGGTGGATATTCTGACCACTGATTTTGTGGGCGACTTGTCCCAGGTAACGACTCTACAGGCGGTGGCGGGCGGTAGTCCGGCCAATCTGTGTCGGTTTGTGCAGCGATGCGGCGGTACGGCTTGCCTGGTAGCGGCCGTGGGGCAGGATGGGCTGGGTGAGATTCTGCTGCGCAACCTGACGGCCGCCGGCCTCAGTACCCGGCACGTCCACCAGTTGCCCGACCGCGCCACCAGCATCATCGTAGTGGGCCGCAGCCGCGATACGCCGGCCTTCATCCCCTACCGCAGCGCCGACCGGTACTTGCCCCCCATCGACCCGACCCTGATTGCAGAGGCTACACTGGTGCACACCACCGCTTTTGCCCTCAGTCGCCAGCCGGCCCAGGACCACATTCTGGAGGCCCTGGCTACCGCCTACGACCAGGGCCGCTCGGTATCGGTAGACTGGAACTACGCCGCCCCCATCTGGCGACGCGCCGACAATGCTCCCGACGTGTGGCAGCGCCTTTTGGCCTACGAGCCCCTGCTCAAAGTCAGCCTCGACGATGTGGCCCGCTTCGGCAAGGTGCCGGCCACGGCCGAAGCCGCCCGGGAATTTCTGCGCGATACGCCCGCCCGGGTGCTCTGCCTCACCTGCGGCTCCGATGGGGTGTGGTACCGCAGCCGGGGCGGCGACTGGCAGCACCAGGCCGCGCCCCCCGTACAGGTGTTGGACGCTACCGGGGCTGGCGACGCCTTCTGGGCCGGCTTCCTGACAAGCTGGATGCGGCAGGCTACCGTGGCCGAATGCGTGCAGGCGGGCATCAGCACGGCGGCGCGGCGGCTGCAGGGGCAATTGGCGTAG
- a CDS encoding glycoside hydrolase 100 family protein: MTFQSEPALELLRRAATPYGFVASVQDVSNYQRIWTRDGVITGLAALLSGDDHLLAATEATLRTIFGAQHPVGFFASNVDPRTGQASYGGNCGRVDNVSWAIIGLLQHAHLTGSTTLADTYQPQVERGLTVLEAWEFNGKHLVYVPQSGDWADEYVQHGYVLYDQLLRVWTLELAGHHYQRPEWLTKAATIRQVLERNYWNEDAAPDAEPLYAPNLVHQRQAAPRTFWLMGFNPARVYGQFDLAANALALLLNLGPAPQQATLLAYLHEQLQQRQFLLPAFAPALTPEDGLMAELTDNYAYEFRNRPHEFHNGGLWPVWNGWLAAALHQHGQPALADQLTGLLHTANQQNPAGPAWGFYENFHGLTHAPIGVPYCTWSAAGQLLAEAYAGGGRLFFPSS, from the coding sequence ATGACCTTTCAGTCCGAACCCGCCCTTGAGCTTCTGCGCCGCGCCGCCACGCCGTACGGTTTTGTGGCCAGCGTGCAGGACGTGAGCAACTACCAGCGCATCTGGACGCGCGACGGCGTGATTACCGGCCTGGCTGCCCTGCTTTCCGGCGACGACCACCTGCTGGCCGCCACCGAAGCCACGCTGCGCACCATTTTTGGGGCCCAGCACCCGGTGGGCTTTTTTGCCTCGAACGTGGACCCGCGCACCGGCCAGGCCAGCTACGGCGGCAACTGCGGCCGCGTCGATAACGTGAGCTGGGCCATCATCGGGCTGCTGCAGCACGCCCACCTCACGGGCAGCACAACCCTGGCCGACACCTACCAGCCCCAGGTGGAGCGGGGGCTGACTGTGCTGGAGGCCTGGGAGTTCAACGGCAAGCACCTGGTGTACGTGCCCCAGAGCGGCGACTGGGCTGATGAATACGTGCAGCACGGCTACGTGCTCTACGACCAGCTGCTGCGGGTGTGGACCCTGGAGCTGGCCGGCCACCACTACCAGCGCCCCGAGTGGCTAACCAAGGCCGCCACCATCCGGCAGGTGCTGGAGCGCAACTACTGGAACGAGGACGCCGCCCCCGATGCCGAGCCGCTCTACGCGCCCAACCTCGTGCACCAACGCCAAGCCGCGCCGCGCACGTTCTGGCTAATGGGCTTCAACCCGGCCCGCGTGTATGGGCAGTTTGATCTGGCCGCCAATGCCCTGGCCCTACTGCTCAACCTGGGCCCGGCCCCGCAGCAGGCCACCCTCCTAGCCTACCTGCACGAGCAGCTACAGCAGCGGCAGTTTCTGCTGCCGGCCTTCGCCCCGGCCCTCACGCCCGAGGACGGCCTCATGGCCGAGCTGACCGACAACTACGCCTATGAGTTCCGCAACCGCCCGCACGAGTTCCACAACGGTGGCCTTTGGCCCGTCTGGAACGGGTGGCTGGCGGCGGCGCTGCACCAGCATGGCCAGCCGGCGCTGGCCGATCAGCTCACCGGGTTGCTGCACACCGCCAACCAGCAAAATCCCGCCGGTCCGGCCTGGGGCTTCTACGAAAACTTCCACGGCCTCACCCACGCCCCCATTGGGGTGCCCTACTGCACCTGGAGCGCCGCCGGGCAGCTGCTGGCCGAAGCCTACGCCGGGGGCGGCCGGCTGTTTTTTCCTTCCTCATGA
- a CDS encoding MFS transporter, with translation MALSSTVSRAASAVASVPKPRLAFWQILNMNVGFFGIQYSFGLQQTNMSPIYSYLGADPEKLPFLWLAGPMTGLLVQPIIGALSDKTLSRWGRRTPYFLLGAVLCSLCLLAMPFSRAVWMAASLLWILDAANNITMEPYRAFVSDKLPPPQHSVGFLTQSFFTGLGITLANFTPSVLVYLGLVSATARSQNNIPHTTYAAFLIGAAVSIGAILYSVFTTKEHPLSDAEVAAIRAQPKGLGHTLAEIGSAIRDMPPTMRRMGPMMLCTWYAMFCYWQYITLSLASTVYGVSSSAAPEFAKAQLLTGRVNGTYNIVTFCAAFGLAWLARQWGPRAVHMLSLSLAGLGLLALPLIADPNLLLAPMIGLGIGWASMMGTTYVMLAGAIPKERTGVYMGIFNMFIVLPMLLQTVSFSWVYRHLLGSRPENVIHLAGALLLAGAVCVLFIPRTNPNLQFEKPAAT, from the coding sequence ATGGCGCTCAGCTCTACTGTTTCACGCGCGGCCTCGGCGGTGGCGTCGGTACCCAAGCCGCGGCTGGCTTTCTGGCAGATTCTGAACATGAACGTGGGCTTTTTCGGGATTCAGTACAGCTTCGGCTTGCAGCAGACCAACATGAGCCCCATTTACAGCTACCTCGGGGCCGACCCCGAGAAGCTGCCGTTTCTGTGGCTGGCCGGGCCCATGACGGGCCTGCTGGTGCAGCCCATCATCGGGGCGCTGAGCGACAAAACCCTGAGCCGCTGGGGCCGGCGCACACCGTATTTCCTGCTGGGCGCGGTGCTGTGCAGCCTGTGCCTGCTGGCCATGCCCTTCAGCCGGGCCGTATGGATGGCCGCCAGCCTGCTCTGGATTCTGGATGCGGCCAACAACATCACCATGGAGCCGTACCGGGCCTTCGTGAGCGACAAGCTGCCGCCCCCGCAGCACAGCGTGGGCTTCCTCACGCAGAGCTTCTTCACGGGCCTGGGCATCACGCTGGCCAACTTCACGCCCTCGGTGCTGGTGTATTTGGGACTGGTCAGCGCCACGGCCCGCAGCCAGAACAACATCCCGCACACCACCTACGCGGCCTTCCTGATTGGGGCGGCCGTGAGCATCGGGGCCATTCTGTACTCGGTATTCACCACCAAGGAGCACCCGCTCAGCGACGCGGAAGTGGCCGCCATCCGGGCCCAGCCCAAAGGCCTGGGCCACACCCTGGCCGAAATCGGCAGCGCCATCCGCGACATGCCCCCGACCATGCGCCGCATGGGCCCTATGATGCTGTGCACTTGGTACGCTATGTTCTGCTACTGGCAGTACATCACCCTGAGTCTGGCCAGCACCGTGTATGGGGTCAGCAGCTCGGCCGCCCCGGAGTTTGCCAAGGCGCAGCTGCTGACCGGGCGCGTGAACGGCACCTACAACATCGTCACGTTCTGCGCGGCGTTCGGGCTGGCGTGGCTGGCCCGGCAGTGGGGGCCGCGGGCGGTGCACATGCTGAGCCTGAGTCTGGCCGGGCTGGGGCTGCTGGCCCTGCCCCTGATTGCCGACCCCAACCTGCTGCTGGCCCCCATGATTGGGCTGGGCATCGGGTGGGCCAGCATGATGGGCACCACCTACGTGATGCTGGCCGGGGCCATTCCGAAGGAACGCACCGGCGTGTATATGGGCATCTTCAACATGTTCATTGTGCTGCCCATGCTGCTCCAGACGGTGTCGTTTTCCTGGGTGTACCGCCACCTGCTCGGCTCCCGCCCCGAAAACGTGATTCACTTGGCCGGAGCTCTGCTGCTGGCTGGGGCGGTCTGTGTGCTGTTCATTCCGCGTACCAATCCGAACCTACAGTTTGAGAAGCCGGCTGCTACCTGA
- a CDS encoding glycoside hydrolase family 65 protein, with the protein MSTYFRFLLLLLLATSAVAQPGAPDPWRLTAAAIDPKNYHGVTVANGMLGIVSSPEPFQVKSVVLAGAYDQYGRGRVSNFLNSFNLLNMYLEVDGRRLSGKDASNFRQELDMQRASLTTSFEYADKATIRYTYYALRHLPFTVLLDVSITAKKDLQLGAASVMETPDALRDAQNYYNEIDRPHVTLSLLTSSARSPTGKMQLCASNTFLFGEGHGQEPKVIHEMWDNNMHLMKFGKALKAGQTYSYAVAGSSITSSHHPDPLNEAERLTIFARLEGKDRLLAYHAKAWQELWQSDIQITGDAQAQQDVHSMLYHLYSFTRAGTDFSPSPMGLSGLGYNGHVFWDTDVWMFPALLVLHPDMAKSMIEYRFRRLEAARRNAFGHGYQGAQYPWESADTGVEETPVWALSGPFEHHISACVALAAWQYYCVTQDKDWLREKGYPILSATADFWASRVERNGPGHYDIKNVVAADEWAENVDNNAFTNAAAQVNLRNATAAARLLGLKANPDWAHVAQNIPILKMADGVTQEHATYKGEGIKQGDVNLLAYPLGVITDPAQIRKDLAYYETRVPTEGTPAMTQAIFALLYARLGNADKAAHFFQDAYVPNLLPPFRVVAETKGGTNPYFATGAGGVLQAVLMGFGGLDITPAGISQRKTTLPTGWQSVRITGVGPQRKTYSVTR; encoded by the coding sequence ATGTCCACCTACTTCCGTTTTCTCTTGCTGCTGCTGCTGGCTACTTCGGCCGTGGCCCAACCCGGTGCACCCGACCCGTGGCGCCTGACGGCTGCCGCCATCGACCCCAAAAACTATCACGGCGTGACGGTGGCCAACGGGATGCTGGGCATTGTGTCGTCGCCGGAGCCGTTTCAGGTGAAGAGCGTGGTGCTGGCCGGGGCCTACGACCAGTACGGCCGGGGCCGGGTGAGCAACTTCCTCAACAGCTTCAACCTGCTGAACATGTACCTGGAAGTGGACGGCCGCCGGCTTTCAGGCAAGGACGCCAGCAACTTCCGCCAGGAGCTGGACATGCAGCGCGCCAGCCTCACCACCTCCTTCGAGTATGCTGACAAGGCCACCATCCGCTACACCTACTACGCCCTGCGCCACCTGCCCTTCACGGTGCTCCTGGATGTGAGCATCACGGCCAAAAAGGACCTGCAGCTGGGGGCCGCCAGCGTGATGGAAACTCCCGATGCCCTGCGCGACGCCCAGAACTACTACAACGAAATCGACCGGCCGCACGTGACGCTGAGCCTGCTCACGTCGTCGGCCCGCAGCCCCACCGGCAAGATGCAGCTGTGCGCTTCCAACACGTTTTTGTTTGGGGAAGGCCACGGCCAGGAGCCCAAGGTGATTCATGAAATGTGGGATAACAACATGCACCTGATGAAGTTCGGGAAGGCCCTGAAGGCCGGGCAGACCTACTCCTACGCCGTGGCGGGCTCCAGCATCACCTCCAGCCACCACCCCGATCCGCTCAACGAGGCCGAGCGCCTGACCATCTTCGCCCGCCTCGAAGGTAAGGACCGCCTGCTGGCCTACCACGCCAAAGCCTGGCAGGAGCTGTGGCAGAGCGACATTCAGATTACCGGCGACGCCCAGGCCCAGCAGGACGTGCACAGCATGCTCTACCACCTCTACAGCTTCACCCGCGCCGGCACCGACTTCTCGCCCTCGCCCATGGGCCTCTCGGGGCTGGGCTACAACGGCCACGTGTTCTGGGACACCGACGTGTGGATGTTCCCGGCCCTGCTGGTGCTGCACCCGGACATGGCCAAATCCATGATTGAATACCGCTTCCGGCGGCTGGAAGCGGCCCGGCGGAACGCCTTCGGCCACGGCTACCAGGGCGCGCAGTACCCCTGGGAAAGCGCCGATACGGGCGTGGAGGAAACCCCGGTGTGGGCCCTGAGCGGGCCGTTCGAGCACCACATTTCGGCCTGTGTGGCCCTGGCAGCGTGGCAGTACTACTGCGTGACCCAGGACAAGGACTGGCTGCGCGAGAAAGGCTACCCCATCCTGTCGGCTACGGCTGATTTCTGGGCCAGCCGGGTGGAGCGCAACGGCCCCGGCCACTACGACATCAAGAACGTGGTGGCAGCCGATGAGTGGGCCGAAAACGTGGACAACAACGCCTTCACCAACGCCGCCGCCCAGGTAAACCTGCGCAACGCCACGGCCGCCGCCCGGCTGCTGGGCCTCAAAGCCAACCCCGACTGGGCGCACGTGGCCCAGAACATTCCGATTTTGAAGATGGCCGACGGCGTGACCCAGGAACACGCTACGTACAAAGGGGAAGGCATCAAGCAGGGCGACGTGAACCTGCTGGCCTACCCGCTGGGCGTCATCACTGACCCCGCGCAAATCCGGAAGGATTTGGCCTACTACGAAACGCGCGTCCCCACCGAAGGCACGCCCGCCATGACGCAGGCCATCTTCGCGCTGCTGTACGCTCGCCTCGGCAACGCCGACAAGGCGGCCCACTTCTTTCAGGATGCCTACGTGCCCAACCTGCTGCCGCCCTTCCGGGTGGTGGCCGAAACCAAGGGCGGCACCAACCCCTACTTCGCCACCGGCGCGGGCGGCGTGCTGCAGGCCGTGCTGATGGGATTCGGCGGCCTCGACATCACGCCGGCCGGCATTTCGCAACGCAAAACCACTTTGCCCACGGGCTGGCAGTCGGTGCGCATTACGGGCGTCGGGCCGCAACGCAAAACCTACTCCGTCACGCGCTGA
- a CDS encoding glycoside hydrolase family 13 protein, giving the protein MRILTKLLLATLLLAGLPGRVWAQPTTATKPTNTNQAETWWKETVVYQIYPRSFQDSNGDGVGDLQGIISRLDYLKSLGVGAVWLNPIYASPNDDNGYDISDYRRIQPEFGTMQDFDALLRGLHQRGIRLVMDMVVNHSSDEHPWFQQARSSRTSPYRNYYHWWPAEKGKPAPRYSFFDVNSDAWKYDSLTNSYYLHYFSRKQPDLNWENPKLRQEVYSMMRFWLDKGVDGLRMDAFQYVSKDTRFPVLPAGYEKDIIRYYGGGPHLHEYLQEMNREVLRNYPIMTVAEGAGTGPTDAMLFVDPARRELDMAYHFEGVDLGTGPNDYTLTDFKRVYSRWDSAFAQRGWLAIFLANHDVPRMVSKFGDDRPAFRDASSKLLTTFILTMRGTPYYFNGDELGMTNIRFERIEDYRDVATLNGYQQVKNQGGNLQAFLTTAKRQARDNCRTPFQWDATANAGFTTGTPWLKVNPNYSILNQAAQDQNPNSVLNYFRRATATRKQHKVLVYGQYQLLDAANPHVYAYTRTLGSEKVLVVLNFTSEQRRWPLPTGLTPSGQPWLNNYPSFTAGPTLALQPWQAVVVPLR; this is encoded by the coding sequence ATGAGAATCCTTACGAAACTACTACTAGCGACCCTGCTGCTGGCGGGCCTGCCGGGTAGAGTTTGGGCGCAACCAACGACCGCAACGAAGCCTACAAATACCAATCAGGCCGAAACCTGGTGGAAGGAAACCGTGGTGTACCAGATTTACCCGCGCAGCTTCCAGGACAGCAACGGCGACGGCGTGGGGGATTTGCAGGGCATCATCAGCCGGCTCGACTACCTGAAAAGCCTGGGCGTGGGGGCCGTGTGGCTGAATCCCATCTACGCCTCGCCCAACGACGACAACGGCTACGACATATCCGACTACCGCCGGATTCAGCCGGAGTTTGGCACCATGCAGGACTTCGACGCCCTGCTGCGGGGGCTGCACCAGCGCGGCATCCGGCTGGTGATGGACATGGTGGTGAACCACAGCAGCGACGAGCACCCCTGGTTTCAGCAGGCCCGCAGTTCCCGCACCTCTCCCTACCGCAACTATTACCACTGGTGGCCCGCCGAAAAGGGCAAGCCGGCCCCGCGCTACAGCTTTTTCGATGTAAACAGTGACGCCTGGAAGTACGACTCGCTCACCAACAGCTACTACCTGCACTACTTCTCGCGCAAGCAGCCCGACCTAAATTGGGAAAACCCCAAGCTGCGCCAGGAGGTGTACAGTATGATGCGCTTCTGGCTGGATAAGGGCGTGGATGGCCTGCGCATGGATGCCTTCCAGTACGTCTCGAAGGATACCCGCTTCCCGGTGCTGCCGGCCGGCTACGAGAAGGACATCATCCGATACTACGGCGGCGGCCCGCACCTGCACGAGTACCTGCAGGAAATGAACCGGGAAGTGCTCCGCAACTACCCCATCATGACCGTGGCCGAAGGCGCCGGCACCGGGCCCACCGACGCTATGCTGTTCGTGGACCCCGCCCGCCGGGAGCTGGACATGGCCTACCACTTCGAGGGCGTGGACCTGGGCACCGGCCCCAACGACTATACACTCACCGATTTTAAGCGGGTGTACTCCCGCTGGGACAGCGCCTTTGCGCAGCGCGGCTGGCTGGCCATCTTCCTGGCCAACCACGACGTACCGCGCATGGTGAGCAAGTTCGGGGACGACCGGCCCGCGTTCCGGGATGCTTCCTCCAAGCTGCTGACGACGTTTATCCTGACCATGCGCGGTACGCCCTACTACTTCAACGGCGACGAGCTGGGCATGACCAACATCCGCTTCGAGCGGATTGAGGACTACCGCGACGTGGCCACGCTCAACGGCTACCAGCAGGTGAAAAACCAGGGCGGCAACCTGCAGGCGTTTCTGACCACCGCCAAGCGCCAGGCCCGCGACAACTGCCGCACCCCGTTTCAGTGGGATGCCACGGCCAATGCGGGCTTCACCACCGGCACGCCCTGGCTGAAAGTCAACCCCAATTACTCTATCCTCAACCAGGCTGCCCAAGACCAGAACCCGAACTCCGTACTCAACTACTTCCGCCGGGCTACCGCCACCCGCAAACAACACAAAGTGCTGGTGTACGGACAGTATCAGCTGCTCGACGCGGCCAATCCGCACGTGTACGCCTACACCCGCACGCTGGGCTCGGAGAAGGTACTAGTAGTCCTCAACTTCACTTCCGAGCAGCGCCGCTGGCCGCTGCCTACCGGCCTGACACCCAGCGGGCAGCCCTGGCTCAACAACTACCCTAGCTTCACGGCGGGCCCGACGCTGGCGCTGCAGCCCTGGCAGGCCGTGGTGGTACCGCTGCGCTAA
- a CDS encoding RagB/SusD family nutrient uptake outer membrane protein, producing the protein MNHAKIIGTATVLALLQVTSGCDIQERLEGQLTEEQIPRGDPAALLRGAYNSQRDPIQGCVSVFALQEASTDARIMPTRGPDWDDNGKWRELFNHTWTPNNERVRDTFTQLNGIIFATTDLLRFDPTVQQQAESRFLRAWASYLVLDLYDQVLYRDPGENVSDPARLRKGTEALNYIVSEINAVQKDLPDGPAGRANKDAARVLLMKCYLNKGVYANRAAPTFDAADMNQVVKLADEVINSGKYSFAPNVFDNFAPNNTAIGRENIFTQENTFGNAGPTRDFWKFVSHYNMRPVDGYNGPATTGAFYALFEPGDIRRGTAYVTAGGPANPGKRINVGFLVGQQYNFTTDAPLTTRGGAPLIFTQDVSLLETGADLEAKGIRPIKYPVDYPSEAKGGNGCENDHVTFRLADVLLMKAEAILRGATPTSAGSYGGTALAIVNTIRTDRGASAFSTLTLDALLDERGRELYGESWRRQDMIRFGKFLQARKDKPVTPAFRLIYPIPQTQVDVNRNITQNPGY; encoded by the coding sequence ATGAACCACGCAAAAATTATTGGCACGGCCACCGTGCTGGCCCTGCTGCAGGTTACCAGCGGCTGCGACATACAGGAAAGGCTGGAAGGGCAGCTTACCGAAGAACAGATTCCCCGCGGCGACCCCGCCGCCCTGCTGCGCGGGGCCTACAACTCGCAGCGCGACCCGATTCAGGGCTGCGTGAGCGTATTTGCCTTGCAGGAAGCCTCCACCGACGCACGCATCATGCCTACCCGCGGGCCGGACTGGGACGATAACGGCAAATGGCGGGAGCTATTCAACCACACCTGGACGCCCAACAACGAGCGGGTGCGCGACACGTTCACCCAGCTCAACGGCATCATTTTCGCCACCACCGACCTGCTGCGCTTCGACCCCACGGTGCAGCAGCAGGCCGAGTCCCGGTTCCTGCGGGCCTGGGCCTCGTATCTGGTGCTCGACCTCTACGACCAGGTGCTGTACCGCGACCCGGGCGAAAACGTGTCGGACCCGGCCCGCCTGCGCAAGGGCACGGAGGCGCTCAACTACATCGTGAGCGAAATTAATGCCGTGCAGAAGGACCTGCCCGACGGGCCCGCCGGCCGGGCCAACAAGGATGCGGCCCGGGTGCTGCTGATGAAGTGCTACCTCAATAAGGGCGTGTACGCCAACCGGGCAGCCCCCACGTTCGACGCGGCCGACATGAACCAAGTGGTGAAGCTGGCCGACGAGGTAATCAACAGCGGTAAATACTCCTTCGCCCCCAACGTGTTCGACAACTTCGCGCCGAACAACACGGCCATCGGCCGGGAGAACATCTTTACCCAGGAAAACACCTTCGGCAACGCCGGCCCTACACGTGACTTCTGGAAGTTCGTGTCGCACTACAACATGCGGCCCGTGGACGGCTACAACGGGCCAGCTACAACCGGTGCGTTTTACGCCCTGTTTGAGCCCGGCGACATACGCCGGGGTACGGCCTACGTAACGGCTGGCGGCCCGGCTAACCCCGGTAAGCGCATTAACGTGGGCTTCCTGGTGGGCCAGCAATACAACTTTACGACCGATGCCCCGCTGACTACCCGGGGCGGGGCCCCGCTGATTTTCACCCAGGATGTCAGCCTCCTGGAAACGGGAGCCGACCTGGAGGCCAAAGGTATCCGGCCCATTAAGTACCCGGTGGATTACCCTAGTGAGGCTAAAGGTGGTAACGGCTGCGAAAATGACCACGTGACCTTCCGGCTAGCCGACGTGCTGCTGATGAAGGCCGAGGCCATTCTGCGCGGGGCTACACCCACCAGCGCCGGCTCCTACGGCGGTACGGCCCTGGCCATCGTGAATACCATCCGCACCGACCGCGGGGCCAGCGCCTTCAGCACCCTCACGCTGGATGCACTGCTGGACGAGCGGGGCCGGGAGCTGTACGGTGAGTCGTGGCGGCGGCAGGATATGATCCGGTTCGGCAAGTTTCTGCAGGCCCGCAAGGATAAGCCGGTTACGCCCGCCTTCCGTCTCATCTACCCCATTCCCCAAACCCAGGTAGACGTGAACCGCAACATTACCCAAAACCCCGGCTACTAG